The following proteins come from a genomic window of Actinopolyspora saharensis:
- a CDS encoding aldo/keto reductase yields MTGAANGRLERLGVGLAALGRPAYINVGRTDVLPGSRTVDAMRERTRQVLDAAYAEGIRRVDTARSYGSAERFLAEWLRDRGHEDVIVSSKWGYVYVAEWRLETEVHEVKEHSLERFRQQWPATHELLGPHLRLYQVHSLTRDSPLFEDGDLQRELARIRDSGVRLGISTSGAAQADAIEAAWELRVGGSQLFGAVQSTWNSLEPSAGKALRYAHEGGWTVLVKETLANGRLAVRPPEPLAAVAGRHGAGADAVALAHVLAQPWADTVLLGAASVGQLRSNLAACSLTLEDRDLDELAAAAGDPATYWGERSALPWH; encoded by the coding sequence ATGACGGGTGCTGCGAATGGGCGACTGGAACGCCTCGGTGTCGGGCTGGCCGCGTTGGGCAGGCCCGCCTACATCAACGTCGGACGAACCGATGTGCTGCCCGGCTCGCGCACGGTGGACGCGATGCGCGAGCGGACCAGGCAAGTGCTGGACGCCGCCTACGCCGAGGGGATCCGACGGGTGGACACCGCGCGCTCCTACGGCAGCGCCGAGCGCTTCCTCGCCGAGTGGTTGCGCGACCGCGGGCACGAGGACGTGATCGTTTCCAGCAAGTGGGGCTACGTCTACGTCGCCGAGTGGCGGCTGGAGACCGAGGTGCACGAGGTCAAGGAGCACTCGCTGGAGCGGTTCAGGCAGCAGTGGCCCGCCACGCACGAGCTGCTCGGCCCGCACCTCCGGCTGTACCAGGTGCACTCCCTGACCAGGGACAGCCCGCTGTTCGAGGACGGCGACCTGCAGCGGGAGCTGGCGCGGATCAGGGACAGCGGAGTGCGGCTCGGGATATCCACCAGCGGAGCCGCCCAGGCCGACGCGATCGAGGCGGCCTGGGAGCTGCGCGTCGGTGGGAGCCAGCTGTTCGGCGCCGTGCAGTCCACCTGGAACTCCCTGGAGCCCTCCGCGGGAAAGGCCCTGCGGTACGCCCACGAGGGCGGCTGGACGGTGCTGGTGAAGGAGACGCTGGCCAACGGCAGGCTGGCGGTGCGCCCGCCGGAACCGCTGGCCGCGGTCGCGGGCAGGCACGGTGCGGGCGCCGATGCGGTGGCCCTGGCGCACGTGCTGGCCCAGCCCTGGGCCGACACGGTGCTGCTCGGTGCGGCCAGCGTGGGGCAACTGCGCAGCAATCTGGCCGCCTGCTCGCTGACGTTGGAAGACCGCGATCTGGACGAGCTGGCCGCGGCGGCCGGGGATCCGGCGACCTACTGGGGAGAGCGGTCGGCTCTGCCCTGGCACTAG
- a CDS encoding TetR/AcrR family transcriptional regulator, whose product MSNEQGTSGTRTGRPPLSERRKAATRMDIARQAVRLFTTKGLAATTAEEIAEAAGVSLRTLWRYCPGTGKESYVLPLLSTGIDTVARFLTEQEPGEALTGLLAEPPHSAEQDEVATMLALVRLTHTEPEVRAVWLRAHRDAEPVFAASIAERSGFSPEELTVKTEAAMLNAALRVAVEHSAELAPSPERAGPVLREALRDALRTLPGGLRS is encoded by the coding sequence GTGTCGAACGAACAGGGAACCTCCGGGACACGCACCGGACGTCCACCGTTGAGCGAACGGCGCAAAGCGGCGACACGCATGGACATCGCCCGGCAGGCGGTCCGGTTGTTCACCACGAAAGGGTTGGCCGCCACCACGGCCGAGGAGATCGCGGAGGCCGCCGGGGTATCACTGCGCACGCTGTGGCGCTACTGCCCCGGGACGGGCAAGGAAAGCTACGTGCTGCCCCTGCTGAGCACGGGAATCGACACCGTCGCCCGGTTCCTGACCGAGCAGGAACCGGGGGAAGCGCTGACCGGGCTGCTGGCGGAACCGCCGCACTCCGCGGAGCAGGACGAGGTGGCCACGATGCTGGCCCTGGTCCGGCTGACCCACACCGAACCCGAGGTGCGGGCGGTGTGGCTGCGGGCGCACCGGGACGCGGAACCCGTGTTCGCCGCCAGCATCGCCGAACGCTCCGGCTTCTCCCCGGAGGAGCTGACCGTGAAGACGGAGGCCGCGATGCTCAACGCTGCGCTGCGCGTGGCCGTGGAGCACAGCGCCGAGCTGGCCCCCTCTCCGGAACGGGCCGGTCCCGTGCTGCGAGAGGCGTTGCGCGACGCGCTGCGGACACTGCCCGGTGGACTGCGAAGCTGA
- a CDS encoding SDR family NAD(P)-dependent oxidoreductase, which translates to MATTGLEGRSVIVTGAGSGIGRAAALRFAAEDARVVLADVDAEAADAVEREIRATGATARTVTGDLGDRSVAEKVVATAAEEFGGPDVLINNAGIMDGFAAAADVTDAEWDRVLRVNLTAPFLLARAALPHMLERGGGAVVNTASEASLRGSASGAAYTASKHGIVGLTKSLAVMYRDSGIRANAIAPGGTATGITVDADFEAHGPSVVMNHAGNVGRVAEADEQAAAILFLASDAASNVNGVVLPVDNGWSAV; encoded by the coding sequence ATGGCCACGACAGGCCTGGAAGGCCGCAGTGTGATCGTCACCGGTGCGGGGTCGGGTATCGGCCGGGCCGCCGCGTTGCGCTTCGCGGCCGAGGACGCGCGGGTGGTGCTCGCCGACGTCGACGCCGAAGCCGCCGATGCCGTGGAACGGGAGATCCGGGCGACGGGTGCAACGGCGCGCACCGTGACGGGCGACCTCGGGGACCGTTCCGTGGCGGAGAAAGTCGTCGCCACCGCGGCGGAGGAGTTCGGCGGTCCGGACGTGCTGATCAACAACGCCGGGATCATGGACGGCTTCGCGGCCGCGGCCGACGTGACCGACGCCGAATGGGACCGGGTGCTGCGGGTCAACCTGACCGCACCCTTCCTGCTGGCCCGCGCGGCATTACCGCACATGTTGGAGCGGGGAGGCGGGGCGGTCGTCAACACCGCCTCCGAGGCCTCCCTGCGCGGCAGTGCCTCCGGAGCGGCCTACACGGCCTCCAAGCACGGCATCGTGGGGCTGACCAAATCGCTCGCCGTGATGTACCGGGACAGCGGTATCCGCGCCAACGCCATCGCCCCCGGCGGCACGGCCACCGGAATCACCGTCGACGCCGACTTCGAGGCCCACGGGCCGAGCGTGGTCATGAACCACGCGGGAAACGTCGGTCGGGTCGCCGAGGCCGACGAGCAGGCCGCCGCCATCCTCTTCCTCGCCTCTGACGCGGCCAGCAACGTCAACGGTGTGGTGCTGCCCGTGGACAACGGCTGGTCAGCCGTCTGA
- a CDS encoding NUDIX domain-containing protein: MTTGDEPVAIYDRDGGVVGSAPRRRMRAEGLWHAAASVLVRSSAPEAVYVHRRTADKDVYPDMYDCWAGGVVAAGEHPDTAARRELAEELGISTTPRFLFRTRHELGSVRFHAFLYEVFWDGPIVHQPAEVAEGRWVPLPELRQQLDDPDRPLVPDGRQFLAEWFEFRGR, from the coding sequence GTGACTACCGGTGACGAGCCGGTCGCGATCTACGACCGGGACGGCGGAGTGGTCGGCTCCGCACCGCGCAGGAGAATGCGCGCCGAGGGGCTGTGGCACGCGGCGGCCTCGGTGCTGGTCCGATCCTCCGCCCCGGAGGCGGTCTACGTGCACCGCAGGACGGCGGACAAGGACGTCTACCCCGACATGTACGACTGTTGGGCCGGAGGGGTCGTGGCAGCGGGTGAGCACCCCGACACCGCGGCGCGCAGGGAACTGGCCGAGGAGCTCGGCATCAGCACCACCCCTCGCTTCCTGTTCCGCACCAGGCACGAGCTGGGCAGCGTCCGCTTCCACGCGTTCCTCTACGAGGTCTTCTGGGACGGGCCCATCGTCCACCAACCCGCGGAAGTGGCCGAGGGCCGCTGGGTACCGCTGCCCGAGCTGCGGCAACAGCTGGACGATCCGGACCGGCCGCTGGTGCCGGACGGGAGGCAGTTCCTCGCGGAGTGGTTCGAGTTCCGCGGTCGCTGA
- the dop gene encoding depupylase/deamidase Dop, which yields MRRIMGTEVEYGITVPGDATANPVLSSTHIVLAYAAAADIPRARRARWDYEVESPLRDARGFDMGASTPQTNGSEGDDLGAANVILTNGARLYVDHAHPEYSAPEVTNPRDAVLWDKAGERVMEEAMRRAASVPGTSPIQLYKNNVDGKGASYGTHENYLCSRDTPFTAVIAGLTPFFASRQIVCGSGRVGLGQVGEKPGFQLSQRSDYIEVEVGLETTLKRGIINTRDEPHADADRYRRLHVILGDANLAETATYLKLGTTALILDMIEDGHRFDDLRLADPVKAVHLISYDPELSQKVELADGRRFTGLDLQRAYHERVAAYVESHGGEESGDVVRTWGETLDLLGNDPMDCADRLDWPAKLKILENYRSRDNLGWNSPRLHMIDLQYADVRMDKGLYNRLVSRGSMKRILSEEEVRSAVTNPPEDTRAYFRGRCLEHYPNEVAAASWDSVIFDLGRESLVRIPTLEPLRGTKAHVGELLEAASSAEDLVDSLTGRCPPKG from the coding sequence ATGCGCCGGATCATGGGAACCGAGGTGGAGTACGGGATCACCGTGCCGGGGGACGCTACGGCGAACCCGGTGCTGAGCTCCACTCACATCGTGCTCGCCTACGCGGCGGCGGCCGACATTCCACGTGCCCGTCGTGCGCGGTGGGACTACGAGGTCGAGTCGCCGCTGCGCGACGCGCGTGGATTCGACATGGGTGCGTCGACGCCGCAGACGAACGGCTCGGAAGGCGACGACCTCGGGGCGGCCAACGTCATACTGACCAACGGGGCACGCCTCTACGTCGATCACGCTCACCCGGAGTACTCCGCGCCGGAGGTCACCAACCCGCGGGACGCGGTGCTGTGGGACAAGGCGGGCGAACGCGTCATGGAGGAGGCGATGCGCCGCGCCGCCAGCGTGCCGGGGACTTCCCCGATCCAGCTCTACAAGAACAACGTCGACGGCAAGGGCGCCAGCTACGGCACGCACGAGAACTACCTGTGCTCGCGGGACACCCCGTTCACCGCAGTCATCGCGGGGTTGACGCCGTTCTTCGCCTCCAGGCAGATCGTTTGCGGTTCGGGGCGCGTCGGTCTGGGGCAGGTCGGTGAGAAACCCGGTTTCCAGCTCTCGCAGCGCTCGGACTACATCGAGGTCGAGGTGGGGCTGGAGACCACGCTCAAGCGCGGCATCATCAACACCCGCGACGAACCGCACGCCGACGCGGACCGGTACCGCAGGCTGCACGTCATCCTCGGGGACGCCAACCTCGCCGAGACCGCGACCTACCTGAAGCTGGGAACGACGGCCCTGATCCTGGACATGATCGAGGACGGGCACCGCTTCGACGATCTCAGGCTGGCCGATCCGGTCAAGGCGGTTCACCTGATCAGTTACGATCCCGAGCTCAGCCAGAAGGTGGAGCTCGCCGACGGACGTCGGTTCACCGGGCTGGACCTGCAGCGGGCCTACCACGAGCGGGTCGCCGCGTACGTGGAGTCGCACGGTGGGGAGGAGTCCGGGGACGTGGTCCGCACGTGGGGCGAGACCCTCGACCTGCTCGGCAACGACCCGATGGACTGCGCCGACCGCCTCGACTGGCCGGCCAAGTTGAAAATACTGGAGAACTACCGCAGCAGGGACAACCTCGGTTGGAACTCCCCCCGGCTGCACATGATCGACCTGCAGTACGCCGACGTGCGCATGGACAAGGGGCTGTACAACAGGCTGGTCAGCCGGGGCTCGATGAAGCGGATCCTCTCCGAGGAGGAGGTGCGCTCGGCAGTGACGAATCCTCCGGAGGACACCAGGGCCTACTTCCGGGGACGCTGCCTGGAGCACTACCCCAACGAGGTGGCCGCGGCCTCGTGGGACTCGGTGATCTTCGACCTGGGGAGGGAGTCCCTGGTGCGGATCCCGACCCTGGAGCCCCTGCGCGGGACCAAGGCCCACGTCGGCGAGCTGCTCGAGGCCGCGAGCAGCGCCGAGGACCTGGTGGACTCGCTCACCGGGCGCTGCCCCCCGAAAGGGTGA
- a CDS encoding ubiquitin-like protein Pup — protein MSQEKVERHGGGDNEENEENGAESAGQERREKLGEDVDTILDEIDDVLEENAEDFVRAYVQKGGQ, from the coding sequence ATGTCCCAGGAAAAGGTTGAGCGGCACGGCGGCGGTGACAACGAGGAGAACGAGGAGAACGGTGCCGAATCCGCCGGGCAGGAACGTCGCGAGAAGCTCGGCGAGGACGTGGACACCATCCTGGACGAGATCGACGATGTCCTGGAGGAGAACGCCGAGGACTTCGTGCGTGCCTACGTCCAGAAGGGTGGACAGTAG
- the prcB gene encoding proteasome subunit beta: MDSSSTRGHPGQALPPAYFTPGSASFTEFLRDAAPELMPQLSDNADVSAEAPHGTTIVALTFRGGVLLAGDRRSTMGNLIAQRDMDKLYVTDDYSAVGIAGTAGIALEMVRLYAVELEHYEKIEGVSLSLDGKANKLATMLRGNLEGAMAGLAVMPLFAGYDTSAEDPDRAGRIVTYDITGGRYDESAGYHAVGSGSVFAKSALKKRHDPEADMDSAVRNALESLYDAADDDSATGGPDVARRIYPTVVTITGADGAVRLSEERTAAVAEEVVAGRQQNPGG; this comes from the coding sequence ATGGATTCCAGCTCGACTCGGGGCCACCCGGGTCAGGCCCTGCCCCCCGCCTACTTCACCCCCGGATCCGCCTCGTTCACGGAGTTCCTCCGCGACGCGGCCCCCGAGTTGATGCCACAGCTTTCCGACAACGCCGACGTCTCGGCGGAGGCCCCGCACGGGACGACCATCGTCGCGCTGACCTTCCGGGGCGGCGTCCTGCTCGCGGGCGACCGCCGTTCCACCATGGGCAACCTCATCGCGCAGCGGGACATGGACAAGCTCTACGTGACCGACGACTACTCCGCGGTCGGGATAGCCGGGACCGCGGGCATCGCACTCGAGATGGTGCGGCTGTACGCCGTCGAACTGGAGCACTACGAGAAGATCGAGGGGGTTTCCCTCTCGCTGGACGGCAAGGCCAACAAGCTCGCCACCATGCTGCGCGGGAACCTCGAGGGGGCGATGGCCGGGCTGGCCGTCATGCCGTTGTTCGCCGGATACGACACCTCGGCCGAGGACCCGGATCGGGCCGGCAGGATCGTCACCTACGACATCACCGGCGGGCGCTACGACGAGAGCGCTGGATACCACGCGGTGGGCTCGGGTTCGGTGTTCGCCAAGTCGGCGCTGAAGAAGCGCCACGACCCGGAGGCCGACATGGACTCCGCGGTGCGCAACGCGCTGGAGTCCCTCTACGACGCCGCCGACGACGACAGCGCGACCGGAGGTCCCGACGTCGCCCGGCGGATCTACCCGACGGTGGTGACCATCACCGGGGCGGACGGGGCAGTGCGGCTGTCCGAGGAGCGCACCGCCGCCGTCGCCGAAGAGGTGGTCGCGGGGCGTCAGCAGAACCCGGGTGGTTGA
- the prcA gene encoding proteasome subunit alpha, with the protein MTMPFYTSPEQLMRERSELARKGIARGRSVVVLKYAGGVLFVAENPSTTLHKISEIYDRIGFAAVGRYSEFENLRMAGIRMADVRGYSYDRRDVTGRALANTYAQTLGAIFTEQVKPFEVEICVAEVGSTPDADQLYRLTYDGSIVDEPQYVAMGGQAETVTSALKESFTDGMELEPAIREAVRALVAGGEGSRELGVSQLEVAVLERSRPHRTFRRITGAALRELLPGEGEEAADSDSGGESASDGANGTSGAENGSSES; encoded by the coding sequence GTGACGATGCCCTTCTACACCTCGCCAGAGCAGCTGATGCGCGAACGCTCCGAGCTGGCCCGCAAGGGCATCGCTCGGGGACGTAGCGTGGTGGTGCTCAAGTACGCGGGCGGGGTGCTGTTCGTTGCAGAGAACCCCTCGACCACCCTGCACAAGATCTCGGAGATCTACGACCGCATCGGTTTCGCGGCGGTGGGGCGCTACAGCGAGTTCGAGAACCTGCGCATGGCCGGTATCCGGATGGCGGACGTGCGCGGCTACTCCTACGACCGCCGTGACGTCACCGGACGTGCCCTGGCCAACACCTACGCGCAGACGCTCGGTGCGATCTTCACCGAGCAGGTCAAGCCGTTCGAGGTGGAGATCTGCGTCGCCGAGGTGGGGTCCACGCCCGATGCCGACCAGCTCTACCGGCTGACCTACGACGGTTCCATCGTCGACGAGCCGCAGTACGTGGCCATGGGCGGCCAGGCCGAGACCGTCACTTCCGCGCTGAAGGAGTCCTTCACCGACGGGATGGAGCTGGAACCGGCGATCCGGGAGGCGGTGCGCGCGCTGGTCGCAGGCGGCGAGGGATCCCGCGAACTGGGAGTCTCCCAGCTCGAGGTGGCCGTGCTGGAACGGTCCAGGCCACACCGCACGTTCCGTCGCATCACCGGGGCGGCGTTGCGCGAGCTGCTGCCGGGCGAGGGGGAGGAGGCTGCGGACTCCGACTCCGGAGGCGAGAGCGCCTCGGACGGTGCGAACGGGACCTCGGGCGCGGAAAACGGCAGCTCGGAGAGCTGA
- the pafA gene encoding Pup--protein ligase, translated as MQRRIFGIETEFGVTCTFHGQRRLSPDEVARYLFRKVVSWGRSSNVFLRNGARLYLDVGSHPEYATAECDDLVQLVTHDKAGERILEDLLTDAERRLAEEGIGGDIFLFKNNTDSAGNSYGCHENYLVGRSGEFSRIADVLLPFLVTRQLICGAGKVLQTPRGATYCLSQRAEHIWEGVSSATTRSRPIINTRDEPHADAERYRRLHVIVGDSNMSEVTTLLKVGVVNLVLEMVEQGVQFHDFSLDNPIRAIREISHDLTGRRPVRLAGGREASALDIQREYYGRAVDYVAKRGSDPMTDRIMDLWGRALDAVEYQDYSLIDREVDWAIKHRLLERYREKHGLELSSPRIAQLDLAYHDMRRSRGLFEMLQRKDLVDRATNDGDIEAAKDTPPQSTRAKLRGDFIAAAQGAGRDFTVDWVHLKLNDQAQRTVLCKDPFRAVDERVERLIHSL; from the coding sequence ATGCAACGGAGGATCTTCGGCATCGAGACCGAGTTCGGAGTGACCTGTACGTTCCACGGGCAACGCAGGCTCTCCCCGGACGAGGTGGCCAGATACCTGTTCCGCAAGGTCGTGTCGTGGGGCCGTTCCTCGAACGTGTTCCTGCGCAACGGCGCCAGGCTCTATCTCGACGTCGGCTCGCACCCCGAGTACGCGACGGCCGAGTGCGACGACCTCGTCCAACTCGTCACCCACGACAAGGCCGGTGAGCGGATACTCGAGGATCTGCTCACCGATGCCGAGCGCAGGCTGGCCGAAGAGGGCATCGGCGGGGACATCTTCCTGTTCAAGAACAACACGGACTCGGCGGGCAACTCCTACGGCTGCCACGAGAACTACCTGGTCGGCCGTTCGGGGGAGTTCTCCCGCATCGCGGACGTGCTGCTCCCGTTCCTGGTGACGCGCCAGTTGATCTGCGGTGCGGGCAAGGTGCTGCAGACCCCGCGCGGTGCCACCTACTGCCTGTCCCAGCGCGCCGAGCACATCTGGGAGGGCGTGTCCAGCGCGACGACGCGTTCCCGCCCCATCATCAACACTCGCGACGAGCCGCACGCCGATGCCGAGCGGTACCGCAGACTGCACGTCATCGTCGGGGACTCGAACATGTCCGAGGTCACCACCCTGCTGAAGGTGGGCGTGGTGAACCTGGTGCTCGAAATGGTCGAGCAGGGGGTGCAGTTCCACGACTTCAGCCTGGACAACCCGATCCGGGCCATCAGGGAGATCAGCCACGACCTCACCGGGCGGCGGCCGGTTCGGCTGGCAGGGGGACGGGAGGCCTCGGCACTGGACATCCAGCGGGAGTACTACGGCCGCGCGGTGGACTACGTGGCCAAGCGCGGTTCCGACCCCATGACCGATCGGATCATGGACCTGTGGGGCCGCGCGCTGGACGCGGTGGAGTACCAGGACTACTCGCTGATCGACAGGGAGGTGGACTGGGCCATCAAGCACCGGCTGCTGGAGCGCTACCGCGAGAAGCACGGGCTGGAGCTGTCGAGCCCGCGGATCGCCCAGCTGGACCTCGCCTACCACGACATGCGGCGCAGCCGTGGGCTGTTCGAGATGTTGCAGCGCAAGGACCTGGTGGACCGCGCGACCAACGACGGCGACATCGAGGCGGCCAAGGACACGCCGCCGCAGAGCACCAGGGCGAAGCTGCGCGGTGACTTCATCGCCGCCGCCCAGGGAGCGGGCAGGGACTTCACGGTCGACTGGGTGCACCTCAAGCTCAACGACCAGGCGCAGCGCACCGTGCTGTGCAAGGACCCCTTCCGCGCGGTGGACGAGCGAGTGGAACGTCTGATCCACTCGTTGTGA
- a CDS encoding amidase, with product MDYSEYREHDGVGLAGLVRAGVVSASELLDAALERCARVNGRINAVTRSTEDAARKLAAVPGRGELAGVPFLLKDLQQEWAGHPSSAGTRALAELPRPATAEVVRRWLDAGLMPFGRTNTPEFGAKPITEPEVFGPTRNPWSPERTSGGSSGGAAAAVAAGIVPLAAASDGGGSIRIPAASCGVFGLKPGRGLVPAGPDRAENFHGAALDGVVSRTVRDSAVALDSVVGGSADGPYAPAEPVRSFHAETELEPGKLRIGFTARSALGRPHPHAVEALTDAARLLESLGHHVEPVEPPVDLDALSVDFLRAWSVKLAASIDEARRLSGASERDFELDSRLLAAAGRAVGAPEYSALLDRWHGYTRELAEFHSGYDLLLTPGLAGPPVRVGELETPPALRAAGRAGLALRLGGLLRSSGAVEHVARKNLRHVPYTQLANITGRPAMSVPLHWDSEGLPLGVQFVGPLAGEGALFRLAAQLERARPWSGHEPPL from the coding sequence GTGGACTACTCGGAGTACCGTGAGCACGACGGTGTCGGCTTGGCCGGGCTGGTCCGCGCGGGCGTCGTCTCGGCCTCCGAGCTGCTGGACGCGGCGTTGGAACGCTGCGCACGGGTCAACGGCCGGATCAACGCGGTCACCAGGAGCACGGAGGACGCGGCCCGGAAGCTGGCCGCCGTACCGGGGCGGGGCGAACTGGCCGGAGTCCCCTTCCTGCTCAAGGACCTGCAGCAGGAGTGGGCCGGGCACCCCTCCTCCGCGGGAACCAGGGCGCTGGCCGAGCTCCCGCGGCCTGCCACGGCCGAGGTGGTACGTCGCTGGCTGGACGCGGGGCTGATGCCGTTCGGCCGGACCAACACCCCGGAGTTCGGGGCCAAACCGATCACGGAGCCGGAGGTTTTCGGTCCCACCCGCAATCCCTGGTCCCCGGAGCGCACCTCCGGCGGTTCCTCCGGAGGTGCTGCCGCCGCCGTGGCCGCGGGGATCGTTCCGCTCGCGGCCGCCAGCGACGGCGGTGGTTCGATCCGGATCCCGGCCGCGTCCTGCGGGGTTTTCGGTCTCAAACCGGGCAGGGGGCTGGTTCCCGCGGGGCCGGATCGCGCGGAGAACTTCCACGGGGCCGCGTTGGACGGCGTGGTCTCGCGAACCGTGCGGGACAGCGCGGTCGCGCTCGACAGCGTCGTGGGTGGCAGCGCGGACGGTCCCTACGCCCCGGCCGAACCCGTGCGCTCCTTCCACGCCGAGACGGAGCTCGAGCCGGGGAAGCTGCGGATCGGTTTCACCGCCCGCTCCGCGCTGGGACGCCCCCACCCTCATGCCGTGGAGGCGTTGACCGACGCGGCGCGACTGCTGGAGTCGCTGGGGCACCACGTCGAGCCGGTGGAGCCACCCGTCGACCTGGACGCGCTGTCCGTGGACTTCCTGCGGGCCTGGTCGGTCAAGCTGGCCGCCTCCATAGACGAGGCCAGGCGGCTCTCCGGGGCTTCGGAGCGGGACTTCGAGCTGGACAGCCGTCTGCTGGCCGCCGCGGGGCGCGCGGTCGGAGCTCCCGAGTACAGCGCGTTGCTGGACCGGTGGCACGGTTACACGCGCGAGCTGGCCGAGTTCCACAGCGGCTACGACCTGCTGCTTACGCCCGGACTGGCCGGGCCACCGGTGCGGGTGGGCGAGCTGGAGACCCCGCCGGCGTTGCGCGCCGCCGGTCGTGCCGGCCTCGCGTTGCGCCTGGGCGGGCTGCTGCGTTCCAGCGGTGCCGTGGAGCACGTGGCGCGGAAGAACCTGCGCCACGTGCCGTACACCCAGCTGGCCAACATCACGGGCAGACCGGCCATGTCGGTTCCGCTGCACTGGGACTCCGAGGGGCTGCCGCTGGGGGTTCAGTTCGTCGGTCCCCTCGCGGGGGAGGGCGCGCTCTTCCGGTTGGCGGCCCAGCTGGAGCGGGCGCGGCCCTGGTCCGGTCACGAGCCCCCGCTGTGA
- a CDS encoding helix-turn-helix transcriptional regulator: MGIPRAERLVNLVLCLLSTRQYLTAERIRDIVAGYAETTNDEAFYRKFERDKAELRDLGIPLETGRNSFFDGVEGYRIARRDYELGDIELESDEAAAVALASRLWESPELGNAARGALRKLRAAGVDVDDTAPAPIEPKVRADEPAFVPLLTAARQGRPVVFDYRRPVDNVAHPRSVEPWGVVAWRGRWYVVGHDRDREAARCFRLSRISGSVRPFGEEGQVHCPPGVNLLDLVTGAEPAEPSRTSVRLWVARGRAQGVRRHAELLGERELDGVAGQELRLELDNPETAVGWIAGYGPDVVVLEPAFLGESVRRAHLATLAGLGGEDDGQ; encoded by the coding sequence GTGGGGATCCCGCGGGCCGAACGCCTGGTCAACCTGGTGCTGTGTCTGCTGTCGACTCGTCAGTACCTGACGGCGGAACGGATCAGGGACATCGTCGCCGGCTACGCCGAGACGACCAACGACGAGGCCTTCTACCGCAAGTTCGAGCGGGACAAGGCCGAGCTGCGTGATCTGGGAATTCCGCTCGAGACGGGGCGCAACTCCTTCTTCGACGGGGTCGAGGGCTATCGGATAGCTCGTCGGGACTACGAGCTGGGCGACATCGAGCTGGAGTCGGACGAGGCGGCGGCCGTGGCCCTGGCATCCAGGCTGTGGGAGTCACCCGAGCTGGGCAACGCCGCACGTGGTGCCCTGCGCAAGTTGCGCGCGGCCGGGGTCGACGTCGACGACACCGCCCCCGCTCCGATCGAGCCCAAGGTCCGCGCCGACGAACCGGCGTTCGTGCCGTTGTTGACCGCAGCTCGGCAGGGCCGTCCCGTGGTCTTCGACTACCGCAGGCCGGTGGACAACGTGGCGCACCCGCGCTCGGTCGAGCCGTGGGGCGTGGTGGCTTGGCGCGGGCGCTGGTACGTGGTCGGGCACGACAGGGATCGCGAGGCGGCGCGCTGCTTCCGCCTGTCCCGGATCAGCGGTTCCGTGCGTCCGTTCGGGGAGGAGGGGCAGGTGCACTGCCCGCCCGGGGTGAACCTGCTGGACCTGGTGACCGGCGCCGAACCTGCGGAACCGTCCAGGACCTCGGTGCGGCTCTGGGTGGCCCGGGGGCGGGCCCAGGGGGTGCGGCGCCACGCCGAGCTTCTCGGGGAGCGGGAGCTCGACGGGGTGGCCGGGCAGGAGCTGCGCCTCGAGCTGGACAACCCGGAAACGGCCGTCGGGTGGATCGCGGGGTACGGCCCGGACGTGGTGGTTCTGGAACCGGCGTTCCTGGGGGAGTCCGTCCGCCGGGCCCATCTGGCCACCCTGGCCGGCCTCGGAGGTGAGGACGATGGGCAATAG